The sequence GCCGACCGGCTGGGCGAACTGCGCGTCGCCGGGGAAGAACGCCAGCGCCGCCGGGACCGTACGAGACCGGTCGGAGGAGGTGAGCGAGATCGCGAACACGAAGTCGTTCCAGGCGAAGAAGAACACCAGGATCGCCGCGGTGATCATGCCCGGGCGGGCCAGCGGCAGCACCACCCGGCGGAACGACTGCCAGGGTGTCGCCCCGTCCGCCTGCGCCGCCTCGGCCATCTCCCAGGGCACCCCGCGGAAGGCCGCGGCCAGCGTCCACATGGCCAGCGGCACCGAGAACGACAGGTACGGGATGACCAGCCCGGGCCAGGTGTCGTAGAGCCGCAGCGCCCGCCACAGGTCGAACAGCGGGCCGACGATCGCGACCGGCGGGAACACCGCGATCGCCAGCGTGAGCGGCAGCACCAGCGCCTTGCCGCGGAACTGCAGCCGGGTCAGCGCGTACGCGGCCGGGGTGGCCAGGACGACCGCGAGGACGGTGGTGATCAGCCCGATGCCGACGGAGTTGAGCAGCGCGTGGGTGAACAGGGCGGAGCCGGCGATGCTGCGGTAGTTCGCCAGCGTGGGGTCGCTCGGCCACAGCCGCTTGTCGGTGACGGTGGCCGGTGACTTCAGCGAGAGCGAGAGGATCCAGAGCACGGGGACGGCCGCGACGAGGAGGATCACCGCGGAGCCCGCGTACCAGCCCAGGCGCCTCACCAGACGTCCTCGGGGTCGGGCTCGTCCGGCTCGACCGGCCGCGGGCGGTAGAGCTCGCGCAGGTCGGCCCGGAACACCCAGACGAAGCCGAGCGCGATCGCCGCGGAGAGCAGGAACAGCAGCACCGACACCGCCGAGCCCAGCCCCAGGTTCAGCCGCCCGGCCAGCTGGTCGTACGCGAGCAGCGAGACGGTCTCGGTCCCGTTGGCGCCGTTGGTCTGGATGAACACGGTGTCGAACACCCGGACCGAGTCCAGCGTCCGGTAGAGCAGCACGACCAGCAGCACCGGCCGGATCCCGGGCAGCATGACCCGGCGGAACCGCTGCCAGGCGGTCGCGCCGTCCATCTTCGCGGTGTCCATCAGCTCCTCGGGCACCGCGGCCAGTCCGGCCAGCAGCAGCAGCGCCGCCAGCGGGGTGGTCTTCCACACCTCGGTCGCGATCACCACCGCGAACGACGACCAGCGCTCACCCAGCCAGGCCCGGCCGGACAGGAACGACAGGTCCGGCGTGGCCGCGTACTGCCAGGCGAAGGCCGCGACCACCGTGATGATCCCGTACGGCAGGAGCAGCGCGGCGTGCACGGCCCGGCGGCCGGCCAGCCCGCGGCGCAGGGTGAGCGCGATCGCGAAGCCCAGCACCAGCTCGGCGGTGACCGCGATCGCGGTGATCACCGCGGTCGCGCCGAGGTCGGTCCAGAACACCCGGGCGCCGAGCACGGCCGCGTAGTTGCCCAGCCCGACGAAGCCGCGCTGGGACGGGAAGCGGAGGTCGTAGCGCTGCAGGGACAGCCAGATCGCGTACCCGACCGGGTACGCGCCGACGGCCAGCATGACGACCACCGCCGGGGCGGTCAGCAGCCAGGCGGTCCGCCGCCCCGCCCGCGGCCGCCGCTTGCGCCGGGTGCGGGGCGGCTGCGGGGGCGCCTCGGTCACGCTCACAGGAGGGCCTTGGAGGCGAGCGCGTCGTCGATCGTGCGGCGCAGCTCGGGCACGTCCTTGTCCGGGTTCACCGAAGCCGGCGGATGCAGCACCTGCTGCACCGCCAGCGACACGTCGCTGTACGCGGGCGTCGCCGGCCGCGGCGCCGCCGCCGCGATCGAGGCCCGCAGCAGGTCCCCGAAAGGAAACGCCCGGACCACGGCCGGATCGTCGTACCCGGCCGCGATCGTCGGCGGCAGCCCGCCCCGGACGGCGCCCACCTGCTGGTTCTCCGCCGAGCGCAGACAGGCGGCGGCGGCGAAGGCCTGCTCCGGATGGGGCGAGTACGCACTGATCCCGAGGTTGATCCCGCCCAGCGGCGGCCGGCTCGGCTGCCCGGGGACCACCTGCGGGTAGCGGGTCCAGCCGAGGTCGGGCAGCAGCGCGGGGGCCTCGTCGCGGACGGCCGCGTACACCTCGGGGTAGTTCAGCGAGAACGCCGCGGCCCCGGACAGCATCGCCTGGCGGGTGTCCACCTCGGTGTCGGCCGACAGCCCGGGGTCGGCGACCGGGGAGGTGGCCAGCCGGCGGATCACGGCCAGCGCCCGCCGGGCCGGCGCGTCGGCCAGCGCGGCCCGGGCCCGGGCCGGCCGGTCGGCGTCGGTGACCAGCTGGGTGCCGGCCGAGGCCAGCAGCGAGTTGACCCAGACCGTGTAGCCCTCGTACCGGCCGCCCTGCACGGCGACCTGGTTCCGGCCGCGGGGGAGTGCCTCGGCGGCCGAGATCACCTGGTCCCAGGTCGCCGGCGGGTCCGGGGTGCGCGACTTCCAGTACCACAGCAGCTGGGTGTTGCTGTTCAGCGGCGCCGCCCAGAGCCGGCCCTGGTAGCGGGCGGTCGCCAGCGGGCCGGCCAGCACCCCCGCCGAGACCTGCTCGGCCCGCGCGCCGGTCCACGGCCGCAGCCAGCCGGCGCCGGCGAACTCGGCCGTCCAGATGACGTCCATGCCCATGATGTCGACCGTGCGGTCACGCGCGGCCAGCCGCCGGATCAGCTGCTCGCGCTGGTCGTCGCTGGTCTGGGGCAGCGGTTCCAGCTCGATGCGGTAGCGGCCGGCCGAGGCGTCCGAGCAGCGCTGCGCGGCCTGCCGGTACGAGCCCGAGGCCTCCACCTTGACGTACCAGTGCAGGGTGACGCCACCGTCGCGGTCGCCGCCGCAGGCGACCAGCAGCGGCGCCGCGAGCAGCGCGGTCAGCAGCGCCGCGGCGAACCTGGGCATGGCGGGCAAGTTTCCTCTCGGTGACCGTGGTCACCCAGCCTGCCGCGCCGGACCGCCGGCGGTAAAGCGCGTGCCCGGTCTCAGACCTGCACGAGCGCCGGCTGCTGGTCCTGCTGCTCCCGCCACCACTGCTGCCCGGCCGGCGGCAGCGTCCGGATCGGGTCCTCGTACGCGAACTTGCGGGTCAGCGCGTCCGGGTCGGAACGGTCGACCGCGGTCGTGTAGTTCTTCGTCCAGTACGAGATGCCGCGCTCGCGGTCGTACTCGTCGACCTGGTGGACCCAGCGCTTCCCCACGTACGGGACGTCGCAGACCAGCCGGGGCGTCGCGAAACCGGGCAGGTAGCCCATGATCGCGTGCTGCAGCTCCTGTGCCTGCCAGACCGCCAGCCGCCAGTGCTCGGAGCCCGGGATCATGTCGCAGAGGTAGAAGTAGTACGGCATGATCTGCGCCCCGTCGAGCAGCGCGAAGCAGAGGTCCAGCAGCGCGGCCGGGGAGTCGTTGGTGCCGCGCAGCAGGACGCCCTGGTTGCGGACGTCGCGCACGCCGACCTCGAGCATCGCCGCGGCCGCCTCGGCGACCAGCGGGGTGACCTGCTGGGCCGCGTTGACGTGGGTGTGGATGGCGAGGCTGACGCCGCGCTTGCGGGCGGTGCCGGCCAGCCGGGCCATGCCCTCGCGGACCTCGGTCTGCAGCCAGTGCTGCGGCATGCCCATCAGCGCCTTGGTCGCCAGCCGGATGTCGCGGACCGACTCGACCTCCATCAGCCGGGACACGAAGGACTCCAGCCGCGGCCAGGGCATGTTGGCCACGTCGCCGCCGGAGACGACCACGTCGCGGACGCCCGGGGTGCGGTGCAGGTAGTCGATCATCGCGTCCAGCCGGTCGACCGGCTTGGACACGAACTTCAGCTTCGCGACCTGCGGCGTCGAGTTGCCGACGAGGTCCATCCGGGTGCAGTGCCCGCAGTACTGCGGGCAGGTCGGCAGGATCTCGGCCAGCACCTTGGTCGGGTAGCGGTGGGTCAGCCCCTCGACCACCCACATCTCCTGCTCGTGCAGGGAGTCGCGGCTGGACAGCGGGTGCGACGGCCAGTCGGGGTCGCGGTCGGAGTAGACCGGCAGCATGTAGCGGCGGACCGGGTCCGCGAGCAGCGCATCGGTGCTCGGCGCCTCGGTCGGCACCATCGTGTTGAGCATCTGCGGCGGGACCAGCAGGGACATCGTCGCCCGCTCGGCCTGGTCGCGCTCCAGGTCCTCGTAGAACCGGTCATCGACGAGGTCGCCCCAGACGGCCCGGAGCTGGCGCACGTTCTTCGCACAATGCGACCGCTGCCACTGCACGTCGCGCCATTCGGCGTCGGTGACGTCCGTGAACCCCGGCAGGCGGCGGTGGTCGGGCTCGACCAGCGGCCGGCGGTCGTACCGATACGGCTGTTCCACGGCCCCTCCTCGGCTTCCCGTACGTGTGAATTCCCCAGGATAGCCGGAAACCATCCTGTCAGACACCTGTCGCGCCGCAAGTCCTCCGGCCATGGTGCGAGATCACGGGAAGAGGCCATGTCCGGCAGACTTACCCAATGGCGACCACCCTCTACCGCGACGGCCGGTTCCACGCGCCCGGGAACCCGAGTGCGCTGCTGGTCCGCGACGGCACGATCGCCTGGGCCGGCGACGGCGACCGGGCCGGATCCGCGGACGAGACCGTCGAGCTCGGCGGCGCGCTGGTCACCCCGGCCTTCGTGGACCCGCACGTGCACTCCACCTCGACCGGGCTGGCCCTGCTCGGCCTCGACCTGACCGCGACGGCCTCGCTGGCGCAGGCGCTGGGGCTCGTCGAGCGGGCCGCCCGCGCGGCCGGCGGCCGGCCGCTGCTCGGGCACGGCTGGGACGAGACCCGCTGGCCCGAGCGGCGGCCGCCGACCTCGGCCGAGCTCGACCGGGCCTCGTACGGGTCGGCCGTCTATCTGTCCAGAGTGGACGTCCACTCCGCGGTGGTGTCCTCGGCGCTGCTGGCCGCGGTGCCCGGGGTGCGGTCGCTGGCCGGCTTCGCGCCGTCCGGGCACCTGACCCGGGACGCGCACCACGCCGTCCGCCGGGCCGCCCGGGACACGATGACCGCCGGGCAGCGGACCGACCTGCAGCGGGCCACCCTGCGCCGGGCCGCGCAGCTCGGTATCGGCGCGATCCACGAGCTGGCCGGGCCGGACCTGTCCGGGACCGACGACCTGCTCGGCGTCATCGCGCTGGCCGCGGCCGAGCCGCTGCCGACGGTCCTGCCGTACTGGGGGGAGTTCGAGCAGGCCGGCATCGACACGGCGCTGGCGCTGGGGGCGATCGGCGCGGCCGGCGACCTGTTCGTGGACGGCTCGATCGGCTCGCACACGGCCTGCTTCAGCGCGCCGTACGCGGACGCGCCGGAGACGACCGGGCACCAGTACCTGTCCGCGGACGAGGTGCGCGCGCACGTCGTGCTCTGCACGCTGGCCGGGCTGCAGGCCGGCTTCCACGCGATCGGCGACGTCGCCGTGGACGCGGTCGCCCGCGGGATGGCGGCGGCCGCGGAGGAGCTCGGACCGGAGGTCTGGCCCACGATCCGGCACCGGGTGGAGCACCTGGAGCTGGTGCCGGAGAGCGCGGCCGAGACGCTCGGCCGGCTCGGCGTGGCCGCCAGCGTGCAGCCGGCCTTCGACGAGCTCTGGGGCGGATCGTCCGGCCTCTACACCGACCGGCTCGGCGTCGAGCGGTCGCTGGCCTCCAACCCGCTGGCGCGGCTGGCCGCGGCCGGGATGACGCTGGCGTTCGGGTCGGACGCGCCGGTGACGCCGCTGGCGCCGTGGGAGGGGGTCCGGGCGGCGGTCCGGCACCACGCGCCGGAGTCCCGGCTCTCCGTGTCCGCCGCCTTCGCGGCGCACACCGTGGGTGGGTGGGCGGCGGCGCAGCGCCGGGGTGGCCAGCTGACCGAGGAGGCGCCGGCGTACCTCGCGGTCTGGGACACCGATCGCTTCCCCGACCTCGACGGCCGGCTGCCCTCCTGCGTCCGTACGGTGGCCGCCGGGCGCACGATCTGGACGGCCTCCTGAGCCGGTCGCGGACCACGCTCGCGGCCCGCCCGACGTCCCTGACCGGGTGAAAGAATTTTCGTCGGCGTGTCCCCTATGGACACGCCGCCGGGCCGGTTCAGGCCGGTTTCGGGGCCGTCCCGGCTACCTGGGAATTCGCGGGAAACAGCAGGTCATCGGAGCGTTGACAGCAGCCGAACGGCTGCGGCTATCGTTCGCTGGTCATACGTCGGGGAGCGACCGGATTACGCATTCAGCGTCGGTGCTCGTCAGCGCAGTCGGGCCAGTCGGGGGACACCCCGGCAACCAGGTCCGGGAGCGCTGGTGAACGCGGGGATGCGCCGGACCGGTCGTGGGAGCCCGGTGGCGCGGGAACGCCACCGCGGAGCGGGGAGGAGCACGGGGGACCAGTAGACAACGGCGCAGGTGTCCGCATCCGGCGGCTCATCGGCCGGCACGAAGGTCCTTCCCGATCCGTACCCGCTCCGGCTCGCCGTCCTGGCGTGCAGGGGCGTGAAGGCGCGGGGACCCGCCTTGCTCGGCGGGTTCCCGGCCTTCGCAACAGTGGTCTCTGTTCTTCCCCACCAACCCGGGCTTCCCGCGGCCCGGGCCTATTTCTGCGCCCGCGGCGCGCGGGCAGGACCGTCAGGGGTGGCGGGCGGCGGTGAGGGTGAGACCGGCGGCGCGCAGCCGGTGCACGAGGTGCTCGCCGAGGGCGGCCGCCGGGGTGAGCACGCCGCCGGGGGAGGTGAGCTCGTCCCGGGCCAGCGCCAGCGCGGCCTCGCCGAAGATCACCGCGGTGGCCGCATAGCCGGGGTCGCCCTGGGCGGCGATCGTGGCGACGTAGCGGGCGCCCGAGCTGGTCACGGTGTGGACCTCGATCCGGAAGTGGCCGCCGCTCATCGTCCGCTCGGACGGGCCGGCGCCGGGGGAGGGCAGCGCGCGGTCCAGCAGGGCCCGGGTCGGCGCCCAGCGCATCCCGCCGACGAGCGCGCCCAGCCCGGCGGTGACCATCCCGGCGACCACCGGTGCGGCCGGGCCGCCGCCGACGGCCAGGTACTCGCGGTACCGGAAGCCCGGCCCGTACGGGTGGCCGAGCAGGGCGTTGCTGCGGCGGACGATCCGGCTGTCGTGCGGCCCGAACGGGTACGGCGCGACCCACCGGCCCAGCAGCGGGTCGTGGTGTGGCAGCAGCCGGTCGGTCTCGTCCCGGCCGTCCGGGTCGGCGGCGCGGTCGGGGCTCAGCGCGTACGGGTCGGCGAGGACGTGGCGCAGCGACGGGTCGCCCTCGGTCGTGGCCAGCTCGGTCCGCAGCGAGTCGACCGTGCCACCGCTGATCCCGCCCTTGAACGAGACCACGACCAGTGCGGTCTCGCCGAGCGTGCCGGCACCGTCGGCTGCGGCCTGCTGGCTCAGCAGCAGCACGCCGAGGTCCGAGGGCACCGAGTCGAACCCGGCGGAGTGCACGATGCGGGCGCCGGTCTCCCGGGCCCGCTCGTGCGCGGCGGCGGCGCTGTCCCGGACGAACAGCGTCTCCCCGGTCAGGTCGCAGTACGACGTGCCGGCGGCCGCGCACGCCTCGACCAGCGGCAGGCCGTACTTCTGGTACGGGCCGACGGTGGTCGCGACCACGCGGGTCGAAGCGGCCAGCTCGGCCATCGACCCCGGGTCGTGGGCGTCGGTGGCGAGCACCGGCCAGTCCACGCCGAGCGTGTCCCGGACCGCGCGCAGCCGCTCCGCCGACCGGCCGGACAGCGCGACCCGGGCATCGCCGGCCCCGCCGCGCAGGTGCCGCGCGACCAGCCGCCCCACGAACCCGGACGCGCCATGCAGGACGAGATCGAACCGCCGATCAGGCATCGGCCGAGACTAGGGCTTCAGTCCGCGGCCGGGGAGCGGAGGGACCAGGCGAGGGCGACGATGGCGATCGCGGTACGGACTGGGTCCGAGGCACCGGCCAGGGTCAGGAACGCCAGCAGCAGCGCGACGTCGGCGCCCCGCAGCACCTGGGCGATGAGCCCGACCGGGGCCGAGCCGAATCCGGTGTCCGGGGTGACGACGCCGCCGTAGTCCAGCGGCGGCCGCGTCGCGGCCCGGACCGCCGCGGCGAGCGCGCCGATCGCGGCCGCCGCGGCCGGTCCGAGCGCGGGCTCGCCCACGGCGGCCAGCGCGGGCGCGGTCGCCGCCACCCAGACGACGGCACCGGCCGCGGGCAGCAGCGTGTGCAGGGTGTGCAGCCGGCGGTCGTCGAGCGGGAACATCCGGCGCAGGCCGGGCTGGTCGGCGACCGCGCGCAGGCCGACGGTGAGCCGGCCGACCGCGACGGCGCCGGCCAGCACCTGCGCCACCGCCGCCCAGACCGGCGCCGCGACGGCCGCCACCACGTACGGGACGACGGCCAGCGCGGCCCAGCCGACCAACCGCCCGGGCTGCCGGCCGAGCCGGCGCAGGTCGGCGCGGATCAGGACGGTGGCGCCGGTGCCCTTCAGCCGCCGGGTCCGTACGGTGGCTCGGTCCCGCCAGCGGCGCTCGGCCGCGACGCCGGCCAGCAGGCTGGTGTCCATCCAGGCGATCGAGGTGCTCAGGCCGAGCACGAGCGCGCCGCCGGCGGCGAGGGTGCCGCGGTCCAGGGCGCCGAGGCCGGCCCGGGCCCGCCGCCCGGCGACGGCGGTGACCACCGCGGCGGCGCCGGCCAGCACGAGCAGCACCGCGGTCGCGGGCCCCGCCGGCAGCGGCCGGCCCGCCAGCCCCAGCACCGACACGACCAGCCCCGCCACGGCCGCCACCCCCAGCAACCCACCCCCCACCACCCCCGCCCGCCGGGTCGAGCCGGGTTGGGTGGCGGCGACGGAGGTGTACGCGGCGAGGGCGAGGAGGGCGCCGGCGGCGGTCGCGGCGATGAGCAGGCCCGCGGACGGCTCGGTCGGCAGCGGGAGGACCGCGCCGGTGGCCGCGCCGGCGAGCAGCGCACCGCCGGCGGCCAGCCAGTAGCGCGGCGCCAGCAGCCCGGCCCGGTCCACCGGCCCGGCGAAGATCCAGGTCAGCGCGGCCGGCTGGGCCGAGACCGGCCCGGCCGCGACCAGTCCCCGGACGGCCGCGCCCAGCACCGCGACCGCCGCCGCGGCGAGCAGCCAGCCCGCGGTCGCGGCCGGGGCCAGCTCCCGGTGCGCCGGGAACCCGCCGACCAGCCGCCGCCCGGCCTGCACCCCGAGCCCGCCGAGCACCGCCGCGCCGACCAGCACGTCCCAGGTCGCGCCCAGCGCCGTACGGACCATCGAGCGCCCGTGCGCCCGCAGCACCCGCCGCCGGTACGCCCGGACCGCTGCCGGACTGGGTGCGGTCACGAGAGCTCCAGCACCCAGTCGGCGACCGTCTCGACGAGCTCGGGATCGTGACAGGACAGCAGGACGCCGACCCCGGCCGCCTTCTCCGCGACGAGCCGCCGGGCCAGCCAGGCCCGCCCGGCCACGTCGAGGCGCTGCTCCGGCTCGTCCAGCAGCAGCACCTGCCGGGGCCGGACGAAGCACGACCCCAGCAGCAGCCGCTGCCGCTGGCCCGAGGACAGCGTGGCCGGCAGCTGGTCGGCCGCCGGCACCAGCCCGACGTCCTCCAGCACCTCGTCGACCGCCGCGGCCGGGTCCTCGACGCCGTGCACCCGGGCCAGCAGGTCCAGGTGCTCGGCCACCGACATCTCCGGGAACAGTCCGGCGTCGTCGAGCAGCACCGCCAGCGCCGCCCGGACGGCCGGGTCGGTCTCCCGGACCGGCCGCCCGGCCCACCGGACCTCGCCGCCGTCGGGCTTGTCGGTGCCGGCCACGCACCGCAGCAGGGTCGACTTGCCGGCCCCGTTCGGGCCGGTGACGACGACGGCCTCGCCGGGCGGCAGCACCAGCGACACCTCGGCGAAGACGGTATGCGCGCCGAAGCGCCGGGTCAGATCCGCAACCTCGAGCACGCGGTGATCTCAGCACGCGGGCTTCACGGGCCTGCATGGGAGCATGGGGAAATGCACCCGACGGCCGATCCGCGCCCGATCGGGACCGCGGACCCGCCCCCGAAGAGCGCCCCGGCCGGACCGCAGGCAGGCGGCCCGACGTCCGCCCCGGGCGGACCGGGGCCAGGCGGGTCGGCGTCCGCCCCGGCCGGCACTCCTCGGAGACCGCGGGGTGAGCCCGCGCGCGGGCTGGTCTGGCTCCGGCTGGTCGGAGCCGCCGCGGCCGGTGGTGCCCTCGTGTTCGCCTTTCCGCCGTACGGGATCTGGCCGCTGGCGATCGTCTCCGTGGCCGTGCTCGCGCTGGTCACCCGGGGCGTCCGGGCCCGGCGCGGCGCCTGGCTCGGGCTCGTCTACGGCGGCGCGTTCTTCATCCCCCTGCTGAGCTGGACCGGCATCTACGTCGGCCCGGCGCCCTGGCTGATCCTCGCCGTCGCCGAGGCCGTGTTCATGGCCGCGCTCGGCGCCGGGCTGGCGGTCACCGCGAAGCTCCCGGCCGCACCGCTGTGGGGAGGCGCGCTCTGGGTCGCCGAGGAGGCCGCCCGCGACCGCGGACCGTTCGGCGGCTTTCCCTGGGGGCGGCTCGCCTTCGCCCAGGAGGGTTCCCCGTTCGCCTGGCTGGCCGCGTACGGCGGGGCGCCCCTGGTCACCTTCGGCGTCGCCCTGGCCGGCAGCCTGCTCGCGGCCCTGGCCCTCGTCACCGCCCGCCGGGCCGGCTCGAAGCGACCCAACGCCGACCGTTCGGCCCGGACCGACGCCGACCGTCCGGCGTGGACCGACGCCGACCGCCGGGCGCGGACCACGCGGCCGTCAGCACGCGTGCGGCCGGTCGTGCCGGTGCTGGCCGGGATCCTGGTGCTCGCGGCGGTGACCGGCGCCGCCGCGCTGGCCGGCGACTGGCAGACTACGCCGACCAGGCCGTACACGGTCGCGATCGTGCAGGGCAACGTGCCCCGCCTCGGCCTGGACTTCAACGCCCAGCGCGAGGCCGTCCTGCGCAACCACGTCAGCGCGACCCTCAGGCTGGCCGCGGACGCGAACGCCGGCCGGGTCGCCCGCCCCGACCTGGTGCTCTGGCCGGAGAACGCCTCCGACATCGACCCGATCCTCAACCCGGACGCGCACGCGCTCATCGACGGCGCGGCCAGGGCGGTCGGCGTCCCGATCCTGGTCGGCACCCTGGGCGACGGCCCGACGCCGACGACGATCCGCAACATCGCCTACGTCTGGGACCCGCGCACCGGACCGGGGGCCAGCTACGTCAAGCGGCACCCGGTGCCCTTCGCCGAGTACATCCCGCTGCGCAGCATCGCCCGCCGGGTCAGCAAGGACGTCGACCTGGTCCAGCGGGACTTCGTCAAGGGCGACCACCCGGGCGTGCTGCGGGTCGGCCCGGCCATGGTCGGCGACGTGATCTGCTTCGAGGTCGCGTACGACGGGCTGATCAACGACGTCGCGCAGAACTCCGAGAT is a genomic window of Mycobacteriales bacterium containing:
- a CDS encoding carbohydrate ABC transporter permease produces the protein MRRLGWYAGSAVILLVAAVPVLWILSLSLKSPATVTDKRLWPSDPTLANYRSIAGSALFTHALLNSVGIGLITTVLAVVLATPAAYALTRLQFRGKALVLPLTLAIAVFPPVAIVGPLFDLWRALRLYDTWPGLVIPYLSFSVPLAMWTLAAAFRGVPWEMAEAAQADGATPWQSFRRVVLPLARPGMITAAILVFFFAWNDFVFAISLTSSDRSRTVPAALAFFPGDAQFAQPVGSIAAAAVVVTVPVLVAALVFQRRLVAGLTAGVVTR
- a CDS encoding sugar ABC transporter permease is translated as MTEAPPQPPRTRRKRRPRAGRRTAWLLTAPAVVVMLAVGAYPVGYAIWLSLQRYDLRFPSQRGFVGLGNYAAVLGARVFWTDLGATAVITAIAVTAELVLGFAIALTLRRGLAGRRAVHAALLLPYGIITVVAAFAWQYAATPDLSFLSGRAWLGERWSSFAVVIATEVWKTTPLAALLLLAGLAAVPEELMDTAKMDGATAWQRFRRVMLPGIRPVLLVVLLYRTLDSVRVFDTVFIQTNGANGTETVSLLAYDQLAGRLNLGLGSAVSVLLFLLSAAIALGFVWVFRADLRELYRPRPVEPDEPDPEDVW
- a CDS encoding extracellular solute-binding protein gives rise to the protein MPRFAAALLTALLAAPLLVACGGDRDGGVTLHWYVKVEASGSYRQAAQRCSDASAGRYRIELEPLPQTSDDQREQLIRRLAARDRTVDIMGMDVIWTAEFAGAGWLRPWTGARAEQVSAGVLAGPLATARYQGRLWAAPLNSNTQLLWYWKSRTPDPPATWDQVISAAEALPRGRNQVAVQGGRYEGYTVWVNSLLASAGTQLVTDADRPARARAALADAPARRALAVIRRLATSPVADPGLSADTEVDTRQAMLSGAAAFSLNYPEVYAAVRDEAPALLPDLGWTRYPQVVPGQPSRPPLGGINLGISAYSPHPEQAFAAAACLRSAENQQVGAVRGGLPPTIAAGYDDPAVVRAFPFGDLLRASIAAAAPRPATPAYSDVSLAVQQVLHPPASVNPDKDVPELRRTIDDALASKALL
- a CDS encoding lysine 2,3-aminomutase, yielding MEQPYRYDRRPLVEPDHRRLPGFTDVTDAEWRDVQWQRSHCAKNVRQLRAVWGDLVDDRFYEDLERDQAERATMSLLVPPQMLNTMVPTEAPSTDALLADPVRRYMLPVYSDRDPDWPSHPLSSRDSLHEQEMWVVEGLTHRYPTKVLAEILPTCPQYCGHCTRMDLVGNSTPQVAKLKFVSKPVDRLDAMIDYLHRTPGVRDVVVSGGDVANMPWPRLESFVSRLMEVESVRDIRLATKALMGMPQHWLQTEVREGMARLAGTARKRGVSLAIHTHVNAAQQVTPLVAEAAAAMLEVGVRDVRNQGVLLRGTNDSPAALLDLCFALLDGAQIMPYYFYLCDMIPGSEHWRLAVWQAQELQHAIMGYLPGFATPRLVCDVPYVGKRWVHQVDEYDRERGISYWTKNYTTAVDRSDPDALTRKFAYEDPIRTLPPAGQQWWREQQDQQPALVQV
- a CDS encoding amidohydrolase family protein; its protein translation is MATTLYRDGRFHAPGNPSALLVRDGTIAWAGDGDRAGSADETVELGGALVTPAFVDPHVHSTSTGLALLGLDLTATASLAQALGLVERAARAAGGRPLLGHGWDETRWPERRPPTSAELDRASYGSAVYLSRVDVHSAVVSSALLAAVPGVRSLAGFAPSGHLTRDAHHAVRRAARDTMTAGQRTDLQRATLRRAAQLGIGAIHELAGPDLSGTDDLLGVIALAAAEPLPTVLPYWGEFEQAGIDTALALGAIGAAGDLFVDGSIGSHTACFSAPYADAPETTGHQYLSADEVRAHVVLCTLAGLQAGFHAIGDVAVDAVARGMAAAAEELGPEVWPTIRHRVEHLELVPESAAETLGRLGVAASVQPAFDELWGGSSGLYTDRLGVERSLASNPLARLAAAGMTLAFGSDAPVTPLAPWEGVRAAVRHHAPESRLSVSAAFAAHTVGGWAAAQRRGGQLTEEAPAYLAVWDTDRFPDLDGRLPSCVRTVAAGRTIWTAS
- a CDS encoding saccharopine dehydrogenase NADP-binding domain-containing protein — protein: MPDRRFDLVLHGASGFVGRLVARHLRGGAGDARVALSGRSAERLRAVRDTLGVDWPVLATDAHDPGSMAELAASTRVVATTVGPYQKYGLPLVEACAAAGTSYCDLTGETLFVRDSAAAAHERARETGARIVHSAGFDSVPSDLGVLLLSQQAAADGAGTLGETALVVVSFKGGISGGTVDSLRTELATTEGDPSLRHVLADPYALSPDRAADPDGRDETDRLLPHHDPLLGRWVAPYPFGPHDSRIVRRSNALLGHPYGPGFRYREYLAVGGGPAAPVVAGMVTAGLGALVGGMRWAPTRALLDRALPSPGAGPSERTMSGGHFRIEVHTVTSSGARYVATIAAQGDPGYAATAVIFGEAALALARDELTSPGGVLTPAAALGEHLVHRLRAAGLTLTAARHP
- a CDS encoding DUF6297 family protein; the protein is MTAPSPAAVRAYRRRVLRAHGRSMVRTALGATWDVLVGAAVLGGLGVQAGRRLVGGFPAHRELAPAATAGWLLAAAAVAVLGAAVRGLVAAGPVSAQPAALTWIFAGPVDRAGLLAPRYWLAAGGALLAGAATGAVLPLPTEPSAGLLIAATAAGALLALAAYTSVAATQPGSTRRAGVVGGGLLGVAAVAGLVVSVLGLAGRPLPAGPATAVLLVLAGAAAVVTAVAGRRARAGLGALDRGTLAAGGALVLGLSTSIAWMDTSLLAGVAAERRWRDRATVRTRRLKGTGATVLIRADLRRLGRQPGRLVGWAALAVVPYVVAAVAAPVWAAVAQVLAGAVAVGRLTVGLRAVADQPGLRRMFPLDDRRLHTLHTLLPAAGAVVWVAATAPALAAVGEPALGPAAAAAIGALAAAVRAATRPPLDYGGVVTPDTGFGSAPVGLIAQVLRGADVALLLAFLTLAGASDPVRTAIAIVALAWSLRSPAAD
- the ccmA gene encoding heme ABC exporter ATP-binding protein CcmA, giving the protein MLEVADLTRRFGAHTVFAEVSLVLPPGEAVVVTGPNGAGKSTLLRCVAGTDKPDGGEVRWAGRPVRETDPAVRAALAVLLDDAGLFPEMSVAEHLDLLARVHGVEDPAAAVDEVLEDVGLVPAADQLPATLSSGQRQRLLLGSCFVRPRQVLLLDEPEQRLDVAGRAWLARRLVAEKAAGVGVLLSCHDPELVETVADWVLELS
- the lnt gene encoding apolipoprotein N-acyltransferase; its protein translation is MHPTADPRPIGTADPPPKSAPAGPQAGGPTSAPGGPGPGGSASAPAGTPRRPRGEPARGLVWLRLVGAAAAGGALVFAFPPYGIWPLAIVSVAVLALVTRGVRARRGAWLGLVYGGAFFIPLLSWTGIYVGPAPWLILAVAEAVFMAALGAGLAVTAKLPAAPLWGGALWVAEEAARDRGPFGGFPWGRLAFAQEGSPFAWLAAYGGAPLVTFGVALAGSLLAALALVTARRAGSKRPNADRSARTDADRPAWTDADRRARTTRPSARVRPVVPVLAGILVLAAVTGAAALAGDWQTTPTRPYTVAIVQGNVPRLGLDFNAQREAVLRNHVSATLRLAADANAGRVARPDLVLWPENASDIDPILNPDAHALIDGAARAVGVPILVGTLGDGPTPTTIRNIAYVWDPRTGPGASYVKRHPVPFAEYIPLRSIARRVSKDVDLVQRDFVKGDHPGVLRVGPAMVGDVICFEVAYDGLINDVAQNSEMIVVQTNNATFGRSNETWQQLAMGRLRAIEHGRPVLVAATSGVSAVIDPDGHVAARSDVFTADVLVRTVSGRQGSTLAGRVGAGPEWVIVVVALAGLALAAVVRRRTRDQAVLVTKENG